The Salvelinus alpinus chromosome 21, SLU_Salpinus.1, whole genome shotgun sequence genome has a segment encoding these proteins:
- the esrrd gene encoding estrogen-related receptor gamma isoform X1, producing MDLKGFCLSENVNFLSQHNHLLASSNTDDAPSPDDTCIKTDPPSPIFALDSTTPFSPSSDSSGYSLFSQGHSMDPESPSSSSSGSVVSAAPDTSGAAKFWSEHVDSILKCDYLSSLRSGLKRLCLVCGDFASGYHYGVASCEACKAFFKRTIQGNIDYSCPVMNDCEITKRRRKSCQACRFQKCLRAGMMKEGVRMDRVRGGRQKYKRRGDSGLSLYMKAPDTHPVKSNGNKVISQLLLTEPAPLCATPDNSTNDDNLKALLTLCDLLNRELLVMIGWAKHIPGFSALSLVDQMALLQSGWMETLVLSVVSQSLGYGEELVFAGNLRLDQAQCRAAGLSDLYTALRQLTTKYQQMNLSQEEVVTLKAMALANSDAENLESVEAVQRFQDGLHEALQEYESSQHPAELHRAGKLLMTLPLLRQTANRAVDTFCRLHLEGRVPMHKLFLEMLDAKI from the exons ATGGATCTAAAGGGTTTTTGCCTGAGTGAAAACGTCAATTTTCTCAGCCAGCATAACCA CCTGTTGGCCTCCTCAAACACCGACGACGCTCCTTCACCAGATGATACATGTATCAAGACGGATCCCCCCAGCCCTATCTTCGCCCTGGACAGCACCACACCATTCAGTCCAAGCTCGGATAGCAGTGGATACAGTTTATTCTCACAGGGTCACTCGATGGACCCGGAGTCCCCGAGTTCGAGCAGCAGCGGCAGCGTTGTCAGCGCAGCACCGGACACTAGCGGCGCAGCTAAATTTTGGTCGGAGCACGTTGACTCCATCCTCAAATGTGACTACCTATCGTCTCTGCGCTCTGGACTTAAAAGGCTGTGCCTAGTTTGTGGCGACTTTGCCTCAGGATATCACTACGGAGTAGCGTCGTGTGAGGCATGCAAGGCTTTCTTCAAGAGAACAATTCAAG GTAACATTGACTACAGCTGCCCTGTGATGAACGATTGTGAGATCACCAAGCGTCGTAGGAAGTCGTGCCAAGCGTGCCGCTTCCAGAAGTGCCTGCGTGCCGGCATGATGAAGGAAG GTGTTCGCATGGACCGAGTAAGAGGAGGACGTCAGAAGTACAAGAGAAGGGGGGACTCTGGCCTCTCTCTTTATATGAAGGCCCCAGACACACACCCCGTCAAGTCCAACG GAAACAAAGTGATCTCCCAGCTCCTGTTGACAGAGCCAGCCCCCCTGTGTGCCACGCCTGACAACTCAACCAATGACGACAACCTTAAAGCCCTGCTGACGCTGTGTGACCTCCTAAACAGGGAACTACTGGTCATGATTGGCTGGGCAAAGCATATCCCAG GCTTCTCTGCCCTTTCATTGGTGGACCAGATGGCCCTGCTGCAGAGTGGTTGGATGGAGACACTGGTCTTGTCAGTGGTGTCTCAGTCTCTGGGCTATGGGGAGGAGCTGGTGTTTGCTGGGAACCTGCGTCTGGACCAGGCCCAGTGCAGAGCGGCCGGACTCTCTGACCTCTACACCGCCCTGAGACAGCTGACCACCAAGTACCAGCAGATGAACCTGAGCCAAGAGGAGGTGGTCACCCTCAAGGCTATGGCCCTCGCCAACTCAG ATGCAGAGAACCTGGAGAGTGTGGAGGCAGTGCAGCGGTTCCAGGACGGACTCCATGAGGCCCTGCAGGAGTACGAGAGCTCCCAGCACCCAGCAGAGCTCCACCGGGCAGGCAAGCTTCTCATGACCCTTCCCCTGCTCCGGCAGACTGCCAACCGCGCCGTGGACACCTTCTGCAGACTCCACCTGGAGGGCCGCGTGCCCATGCACAAACTCTTCCTGGAGATGCTGGACGCCAAAATATGA
- the esrrd gene encoding estrogen-related receptor gamma isoform X2: MDLKGFCLSENVNFLSQHNHLLASSNTDDAPSPDDTCIKTDPPSPIFALDSTTPFSPSSDSSGYSLFSQGHSMDPESPSSSSSGSVVSAAPDTSGAAKFWSEHVDSILKCDYLSSLRSGLKRLCLVCGDFASGYHYGVASCEACKAFFKRTIQGNIDYSCPVMNDCEITKRRRKSCQACRFQKCLRAGMMKEGVRMDRVRGGRQKYKRRGDSGLSLYMKAPDTHPVKSNGNKVISQLLLTEPAPLCATPDNSTNDDNLKALLTLCDLLNRELLVMIGWAKHIPGFSALSLVDQMALLQSGWMETLVLSVVSQSLGYGEELVFAGNLRLDQAQCRAAGLSDLYTALRQLTTKYQQMNLSQEEVVTLKAMALANSGPRVCNTTMQGAPPSKRHHEDQGALQTGQRQSCGEVQIRVGL; encoded by the exons ATGGATCTAAAGGGTTTTTGCCTGAGTGAAAACGTCAATTTTCTCAGCCAGCATAACCA CCTGTTGGCCTCCTCAAACACCGACGACGCTCCTTCACCAGATGATACATGTATCAAGACGGATCCCCCCAGCCCTATCTTCGCCCTGGACAGCACCACACCATTCAGTCCAAGCTCGGATAGCAGTGGATACAGTTTATTCTCACAGGGTCACTCGATGGACCCGGAGTCCCCGAGTTCGAGCAGCAGCGGCAGCGTTGTCAGCGCAGCACCGGACACTAGCGGCGCAGCTAAATTTTGGTCGGAGCACGTTGACTCCATCCTCAAATGTGACTACCTATCGTCTCTGCGCTCTGGACTTAAAAGGCTGTGCCTAGTTTGTGGCGACTTTGCCTCAGGATATCACTACGGAGTAGCGTCGTGTGAGGCATGCAAGGCTTTCTTCAAGAGAACAATTCAAG GTAACATTGACTACAGCTGCCCTGTGATGAACGATTGTGAGATCACCAAGCGTCGTAGGAAGTCGTGCCAAGCGTGCCGCTTCCAGAAGTGCCTGCGTGCCGGCATGATGAAGGAAG GTGTTCGCATGGACCGAGTAAGAGGAGGACGTCAGAAGTACAAGAGAAGGGGGGACTCTGGCCTCTCTCTTTATATGAAGGCCCCAGACACACACCCCGTCAAGTCCAACG GAAACAAAGTGATCTCCCAGCTCCTGTTGACAGAGCCAGCCCCCCTGTGTGCCACGCCTGACAACTCAACCAATGACGACAACCTTAAAGCCCTGCTGACGCTGTGTGACCTCCTAAACAGGGAACTACTGGTCATGATTGGCTGGGCAAAGCATATCCCAG GCTTCTCTGCCCTTTCATTGGTGGACCAGATGGCCCTGCTGCAGAGTGGTTGGATGGAGACACTGGTCTTGTCAGTGGTGTCTCAGTCTCTGGGCTATGGGGAGGAGCTGGTGTTTGCTGGGAACCTGCGTCTGGACCAGGCCCAGTGCAGAGCGGCCGGACTCTCTGACCTCTACACCGCCCTGAGACAGCTGACCACCAAGTACCAGCAGATGAACCTGAGCCAAGAGGAGGTGGTCACCCTCAAGGCTATGGCCCTCGCCAACTCAG gtcccagagtctgcaacaccactatgcaaggggcaccaccaagcaagcggcaccatgaagaccaaggagctctccaaacaggtcagagacaaagttgtggagaagtacagatcagagttgggttataa
- the shkbp1 gene encoding SH3KBP1-binding protein 1 isoform X1, translating into MNIPTFKHMANMARTGDIIHLNVGGKRFSTSKQTLTWVPDSFFSSLLSGRISTLKDETGAIFIDRDPSLFTPILNFLRTKELFPRSINVHLLMHEAEFYGITPLVRKLQLCDELDRSSCGNVLFNGYLPPPVYPAKRRNRHSVAGPQYMGGRALPMERAPVRRSNTMPPNLGNAGILGKATMEERISGAQLADPGMVRIICGHHNWIAVAYAQFVVCYRVKESTGWQQVFTSPRLDWVIDRVALNAKVMGGSLGDNDKMVAVASGTEIILWTICPDGNGNEIGVFSLNVPVEALFFVANQLIATSHTGKVGVWNAVTKHWQNQDVVPINSYDTAGSFLILGCNNGSIYYIDVQKFPLRMKDNDLLVTELYRDPTEDAITALSVYLTPKTIPNVSSGDSGNWIEIAYGTSSGTVRVIVQHPETVGSGPQLFQTFSVHRSPVTKIMLSEKHLISVCADNNHVRTWTVTRFRGMISTQPGSTPLTSFKVLSLEDIDGHGGCAAGTEIGPYGERDDQQVFIQRVVPDTDKLYVRLSSNGKRVCEVRSVDGTSITSFMVHECEGSSRIGSRPRRYLFSGHANGSIQMWDLTTAMEIAGKVDIRALGGPTEEELLELLDQCDLALTRTPDMSPAASFIHSSSPRASTSSLQSQLSESSKERGARGGVSSSGPFSGSLPRQAPPVPLTKPRDMNLSMVGLGLQPHHLGLSQASLSSSGSPRPGRTALQDRDRDGGMGSLRRGSFVERCQELAKVSDSAGGAEGGTRRSLAVCSELEARLGLRTPASFSIPPAASPASSLSSSLRRPHPTSPSPAPATIVSPTRSQTPVSPRRADTSPTTEAPPPEAAAATPESSSPVPPTSPKPPMNETSF; encoded by the exons ATGAACATTCCCACATTTAAACATATGGCTAATATGGCAAGGACCGGAGACATTATCCATTTAAacgttggaggaaaaag GTTCAGCACCTCCAAACAGACATTGACATGGGTCCCAGACTCATTTTTCTCAAG TCTTCTAAGTGGGAGGATCTCAACCTTGAAGGATGAAACTGGAGCG ATCTTCATAGATCGGGACCCATCTCTCTTTACTCCCATACTGAACTTCCTGCGCACCAAAGAGTTGTTTCCCAG GTCCATAAATGTGCACCTGCTAATGCATGAAGCTGAGTTCTATGGAATCACTCCGTTGG TGCGTAAGCTGCAGCTTTGTGACGAGCTGGACCGATCCTCCTGTGGAAACGTGCTCTTCAATGGCTATCTCCCACCTCCAG TGTACCCGGCGAAGCGGCGGAACCGTCATAGTGTGGCGGGGCCTCAGTATATGGGTGGGCGTGCCCTGCCCATGGAGAGAGCTCCAGTGAGACGCAGCAACACTATGCCACCCAACCTAGGCAACGCGGGCATACTGGGTAAAGCAACGATGGAGGAGAGGATAAGTGGTG CTCAGCTTGCAGACCCAGGCATGGTCCGCATCATCTGTGGCCACCACAACTGGATCGCTGTGGCTTATGCCCAGTTTGTTGTTTGCTACCG AGTGAAGGAGTCTACAGGCTGGCAGCAGGTGTTCACCAGTCCCCGTCTGGACTGGGTGATTGACAGGGTGGCGCTCAACGCCAAGGTGATGGGCGGCTCCCTGGGAGACAACGACAAGATGGTGGCCGTGGCCTCGGGCACAGAGATCATCCTCTGGACTATCTGTCCCGACGGCAACGGCAACGAGATAG GTGTGTTCAGTCTGAATGTCCCCGTGGAGGCTCTCTTCTTCGTGGCGAACCAGCTGATTGCCACCAGCCACACAGGGAAAGTGGGAGTATGGAATGCGGTGACCAAACATTGGCAG AATCAAGACGTGGTTCCCATTAATAGTTATGATACTGCCGGCTCCTTCCTAATTCTAGGCTGTAACAATGGGTCCATATATTATATAG ATGTTCAGAAGTTTCCATTGAGGATGAAGGACAATGACCTCCTAGTGACAGAGTTGTACCGCGACCCCACGGAGGACGCCATCACTGCTCTCAGCGTCTACCTCACGCCCAAAACAA TCCCCAATGTGTCGTCAGGCGACAGTGGCAACTGGATTGAGATCGCCTACGGGACCAGCTCGGGCACGGTGCGGGTCATAGTGCAGCACCCGGAGACCGTGGGCTCTGGGCCCCAGCTCTTCCAGACCTTCTCAGTCCACCGCAGCCCCGTCACCAAGATCATGCTCTCTGAGAAACACCTCATATCAG TGTGTGCAGACAACAACCACGTGCGGACCTGGACGGTGACTCGCTTCAGGGGCATGATCTCCACCCAGCCAggctccacccccctcacctccttCAAGGTCCTCTCCCTGGAGGACATCGACGGCCACGGGGGCTGTGCTGCCGGCACTGAGATAG GTCCGTATGGCGAGAGAGACGACCAGCAGGTATTTATCCAGAGGGTCGTCCCTGACACAGACAAACTCTACGTGCGCCTCTCGTCCAACGGGAAGAGGGTGTGTGAGGTGCGCTCTGTGGACggcacctccatcacctccttcatGGTGCACGAGTGCGAGGGGTCCAGCCGCATCGGCTCACGTCCCCGCCGCTACCTCTTCAGTGGCCACGCCAACGGGAGCATCCAGATGTGGGACCTGACCACCGCCATGGAGATCGCAGGGAAAGTGGACATCAGGG CGCTGGGCGGCCCCACAGAGGAGGAGCTCCTGGAGCTGTTAGACCAGTGTGACCTGGCTCTGACCCGTACGCCTGACATGAGTCCCGCCGCCTCCTTCATCCACTCCTCCAGCCCCCGAGCCTCCACCTCCAG TTTGCAGTCCCAGCTGAGTGAGAGCTCCAAGGAGCGCGGGGCCAGAGGAGGTGTGAGCAGCTCGGGTCCCTTCTCTGGTAGCCTGCCCCGTCAGGCCCCTCCGGTGCCCCTCACCAAACCCCGGGATATGAATCTCTCCATGGTGGGGTTGGGCCTCCAGCCCCACCACCTGGGTCTGAGCCAGGCTTCCCTCAGCAGCAGCGGCAGCCCCCGGCCCGGCCGCACCGCCCTCCAGGACAGAGACCGGGACGGAGGCATGGGGTCTCTGCGCAGGGGCAGCTTCGTGGAACGTTGTCAGGAGCTTGCCAAGGTCTCGGACTCTGCAGGAGGGGCTGAGGGGGGCACGCGGCGCAGCCTGGCCGTATGCTCAGAGTTGGAGGCTAGACTGGGCCTACGGACCCCCgcctctttctccatccccccTGCAGCCTCTCCCGCCTCATCTTTATCTTCATCACTGCGCCGGCCACATCCCACCTCACCCAGCCCTGCCCCTGCTACAATCGTCAGTCCAACCCGCTCCCAGACCCCCGTGTCGCCTCGTCGAGCTGACACCTCCCCTACTACAGAAGCCCCGCCCCCTGAGGCTGCAGCAGCCACCCCAGAGAGCTCCTCCCCTGTTCCCCCCACCAGTCCTAAACCCCCTATGAATGAGACCAGCTTCTGA
- the shkbp1 gene encoding SH3KBP1-binding protein 1 isoform X2 produces MNIPTFKHMANMARTGDIIHLNVGGKRFSTSKQTLTWVPDSFFSSLLSGRISTLKDETGAIFIDRDPSLFTPILNFLRTKELFPRSINVHLLMHEAEFYGITPLVRKLQLCDELDRSSCGNVLFNGYLPPPVYPAKRRNRHSVAGPQYMGGRALPMERAPVRRSNTMPPNLGNAGILGKATMEERISGAQLADPGMVRIICGHHNWIAVAYAQFVVCYRVKESTGWQQVFTSPRLDWVIDRVALNAKVMGGSLGDNDKMVAVASGTEIILWTICPDGNGNEIGVFSLNVPVEALFFVANQLIATSHTGKVGVWNAVTKHWQNQDVVPINSYDTAGSFLILGCNNGSIYYIDVQKFPLRMKDNDLLVTELYRDPTEDAITALSVYLTPKTSDSGNWIEIAYGTSSGTVRVIVQHPETVGSGPQLFQTFSVHRSPVTKIMLSEKHLISVCADNNHVRTWTVTRFRGMISTQPGSTPLTSFKVLSLEDIDGHGGCAAGTEIGPYGERDDQQVFIQRVVPDTDKLYVRLSSNGKRVCEVRSVDGTSITSFMVHECEGSSRIGSRPRRYLFSGHANGSIQMWDLTTAMEIAGKVDIRALGGPTEEELLELLDQCDLALTRTPDMSPAASFIHSSSPRASTSSLQSQLSESSKERGARGGVSSSGPFSGSLPRQAPPVPLTKPRDMNLSMVGLGLQPHHLGLSQASLSSSGSPRPGRTALQDRDRDGGMGSLRRGSFVERCQELAKVSDSAGGAEGGTRRSLAVCSELEARLGLRTPASFSIPPAASPASSLSSSLRRPHPTSPSPAPATIVSPTRSQTPVSPRRADTSPTTEAPPPEAAAATPESSSPVPPTSPKPPMNETSF; encoded by the exons ATGAACATTCCCACATTTAAACATATGGCTAATATGGCAAGGACCGGAGACATTATCCATTTAAacgttggaggaaaaag GTTCAGCACCTCCAAACAGACATTGACATGGGTCCCAGACTCATTTTTCTCAAG TCTTCTAAGTGGGAGGATCTCAACCTTGAAGGATGAAACTGGAGCG ATCTTCATAGATCGGGACCCATCTCTCTTTACTCCCATACTGAACTTCCTGCGCACCAAAGAGTTGTTTCCCAG GTCCATAAATGTGCACCTGCTAATGCATGAAGCTGAGTTCTATGGAATCACTCCGTTGG TGCGTAAGCTGCAGCTTTGTGACGAGCTGGACCGATCCTCCTGTGGAAACGTGCTCTTCAATGGCTATCTCCCACCTCCAG TGTACCCGGCGAAGCGGCGGAACCGTCATAGTGTGGCGGGGCCTCAGTATATGGGTGGGCGTGCCCTGCCCATGGAGAGAGCTCCAGTGAGACGCAGCAACACTATGCCACCCAACCTAGGCAACGCGGGCATACTGGGTAAAGCAACGATGGAGGAGAGGATAAGTGGTG CTCAGCTTGCAGACCCAGGCATGGTCCGCATCATCTGTGGCCACCACAACTGGATCGCTGTGGCTTATGCCCAGTTTGTTGTTTGCTACCG AGTGAAGGAGTCTACAGGCTGGCAGCAGGTGTTCACCAGTCCCCGTCTGGACTGGGTGATTGACAGGGTGGCGCTCAACGCCAAGGTGATGGGCGGCTCCCTGGGAGACAACGACAAGATGGTGGCCGTGGCCTCGGGCACAGAGATCATCCTCTGGACTATCTGTCCCGACGGCAACGGCAACGAGATAG GTGTGTTCAGTCTGAATGTCCCCGTGGAGGCTCTCTTCTTCGTGGCGAACCAGCTGATTGCCACCAGCCACACAGGGAAAGTGGGAGTATGGAATGCGGTGACCAAACATTGGCAG AATCAAGACGTGGTTCCCATTAATAGTTATGATACTGCCGGCTCCTTCCTAATTCTAGGCTGTAACAATGGGTCCATATATTATATAG ATGTTCAGAAGTTTCCATTGAGGATGAAGGACAATGACCTCCTAGTGACAGAGTTGTACCGCGACCCCACGGAGGACGCCATCACTGCTCTCAGCGTCTACCTCACGCCCAAAACAA GCGACAGTGGCAACTGGATTGAGATCGCCTACGGGACCAGCTCGGGCACGGTGCGGGTCATAGTGCAGCACCCGGAGACCGTGGGCTCTGGGCCCCAGCTCTTCCAGACCTTCTCAGTCCACCGCAGCCCCGTCACCAAGATCATGCTCTCTGAGAAACACCTCATATCAG TGTGTGCAGACAACAACCACGTGCGGACCTGGACGGTGACTCGCTTCAGGGGCATGATCTCCACCCAGCCAggctccacccccctcacctccttCAAGGTCCTCTCCCTGGAGGACATCGACGGCCACGGGGGCTGTGCTGCCGGCACTGAGATAG GTCCGTATGGCGAGAGAGACGACCAGCAGGTATTTATCCAGAGGGTCGTCCCTGACACAGACAAACTCTACGTGCGCCTCTCGTCCAACGGGAAGAGGGTGTGTGAGGTGCGCTCTGTGGACggcacctccatcacctccttcatGGTGCACGAGTGCGAGGGGTCCAGCCGCATCGGCTCACGTCCCCGCCGCTACCTCTTCAGTGGCCACGCCAACGGGAGCATCCAGATGTGGGACCTGACCACCGCCATGGAGATCGCAGGGAAAGTGGACATCAGGG CGCTGGGCGGCCCCACAGAGGAGGAGCTCCTGGAGCTGTTAGACCAGTGTGACCTGGCTCTGACCCGTACGCCTGACATGAGTCCCGCCGCCTCCTTCATCCACTCCTCCAGCCCCCGAGCCTCCACCTCCAG TTTGCAGTCCCAGCTGAGTGAGAGCTCCAAGGAGCGCGGGGCCAGAGGAGGTGTGAGCAGCTCGGGTCCCTTCTCTGGTAGCCTGCCCCGTCAGGCCCCTCCGGTGCCCCTCACCAAACCCCGGGATATGAATCTCTCCATGGTGGGGTTGGGCCTCCAGCCCCACCACCTGGGTCTGAGCCAGGCTTCCCTCAGCAGCAGCGGCAGCCCCCGGCCCGGCCGCACCGCCCTCCAGGACAGAGACCGGGACGGAGGCATGGGGTCTCTGCGCAGGGGCAGCTTCGTGGAACGTTGTCAGGAGCTTGCCAAGGTCTCGGACTCTGCAGGAGGGGCTGAGGGGGGCACGCGGCGCAGCCTGGCCGTATGCTCAGAGTTGGAGGCTAGACTGGGCCTACGGACCCCCgcctctttctccatccccccTGCAGCCTCTCCCGCCTCATCTTTATCTTCATCACTGCGCCGGCCACATCCCACCTCACCCAGCCCTGCCCCTGCTACAATCGTCAGTCCAACCCGCTCCCAGACCCCCGTGTCGCCTCGTCGAGCTGACACCTCCCCTACTACAGAAGCCCCGCCCCCTGAGGCTGCAGCAGCCACCCCAGAGAGCTCCTCCCCTGTTCCCCCCACCAGTCCTAAACCCCCTATGAATGAGACCAGCTTCTGA